In one window of Nitrospinota bacterium DNA:
- a CDS encoding LysE family transporter, translating into MQELGFLISGFILGLAAGISPGPLLALVFSETLKFGKKEGVKIAVAPLITDLPIILFVFFILSYLTKYSFIIGSIALFGAGYLVYLGVENLRVKSEEFGIKLEKKEALKRGIIANFLSPHPYLFWLSIGGPMVFKGLGISFIAAVLFILGFYILLVGSKIVIALIVEKSRPFIGSSYYLYIVRALGIALVFFALIFLRDGLRLIGLL; encoded by the coding sequence ATGCAAGAGCTAGGATTTTTAATTTCAGGGTTCATTCTTGGTCTGGCTGCTGGAATATCCCCCGGACCCCTTCTTGCCTTGGTTTTTTCTGAGACCTTAAAGTTTGGTAAAAAAGAAGGGGTTAAAATTGCAGTTGCTCCTCTTATTACAGACTTACCCATTATTCTTTTTGTATTCTTCATACTATCATACCTGACAAAATATAGTTTTATCATTGGGTCAATCGCTCTTTTTGGTGCGGGCTACCTTGTTTATCTTGGAGTTGAAAACCTCAGAGTCAAAAGCGAAGAATTCGGAATCAAGCTTGAAAAAAAAGAGGCTCTCAAACGTGGAATTATTGCAAATTTCTTAAGCCCCCATCCTTACCTTTTCTGGCTTTCTATTGGTGGTCCAATGGTTTTTAAAGGTCTGGGAATATCTTTTATTGCTGCTGTTCTTTTTATTTTGGGATTTTATATTTTACTTGTTGGATCAAAGATAGTTATTGCACTGATTGTAGAAAAATCAAGACCCTTTATTGGAAGCAGCTATTATCTTTATATTGTTCGTGCCTTAGGTATTGCTCTTGTTTTCTTTGCTCTGATTTTTCTGAGAGATGGTTTAAGATTAATAGGATTGCTTTAA